In the genome of Triticum urartu cultivar G1812 chromosome 5, Tu2.1, whole genome shotgun sequence, one region contains:
- the LOC125509536 gene encoding RHOMBOID-like protein 10, chloroplastic: protein MAPWLLLPSFPWPPPPPPGSSSGRGGGGGGGDGGDWKPNVVTAIAGVHLGRSLRRRLAGLLSSPEVRSLDVLPRIGDIWFGGLQPLDTHHVLGALGNVCSASFVCSSAFFGGNRSGGRYVGSGNLQPRRPRGINSKKRLWTNVLLAVNILAYIAQIASQGKLIMWGAKVNSLIDRGEFWRLATSTILHGNLTHLAFNCFSLNSIGPTVELVTGPKRFLAVYFTSALAGSLMSYRYCQSPSVGASGAIFGLVGAYAVYTWRHRKLLGHGRESLEQIARVVILNMGMGLLSRGIDNWGHLGGLLGGVAAAWFLGPAWQNQYVAKDGRMVFKDRAPIHQLIGSKRSR from the exons ATGGCGCCGTGGCTGCTGCTCCCCTCCTTCCCGTGGCCTCCCCCGCCCCCTCCCGGCTCCTCCTctggccgcggcggcggaggcggtggaGGCGACGGCGGAGACTGGAAGCCCAACGTCGTCACGGCCATCGCCGGCGTCCACCTCGGCCGCTCCCTCCGCCGTCGCCTCGCCGGCCTCCTCAGCTCGCCG GAGGTGCGGTCTCTTGATGTCTTACCGAGAATAGGCGACATTTGGTTTGGAGGATTACAGCCACTTGACACACACCACGTTCTTGGGGCGCTGGGAAATGTGTGCTCCGCATCGTTTGTTTGCAGTTCTGCTTTCTTCGGTGGGAATAGATCAGGTGGGAGATACGTCGGTAGCGGAAATTTGCAGCCCAGACGGCCTCGTGGGATCAATTCGAAGAAGAGGCTGTGGACTAATGTTCTTCTTGCTGTTAATATCCT GGCTTATATCGCTCAGATAGCATCGCAAGGAAAGCTTATTATGTGGGGAGCAAAG GTCAACAGCCTAATTGATAGAGGGGAATTTTGGCGTTTGGCTACATCAACAATTCTTCATGGAAATCTTACTCATCTTGCT TTCAATTGTTTTTCGTTGAATTCGATTGGCCCTACTGTGGAGCTCGTTACTGGTCCTAAAAGATTTCTTGCTGTTTATTTCACTTCCGCACTGGCAG GTTCACTAATGAGTTATCGCTATTGTCAATCACCTTCTGTTGGCGCATCAGGGGCCATTTTTGGACTG GTTGGTGCATATGCTGTTTATACATGGAGGCACAGAAAGCTTTTGGGGCATGGAAGGGAAAGTTTAGAGCAGATAGCACGTGTAGTCATCTTAAACATG GGTATGGGTCTCCTTTCAAGGGGCATTGACAACTGGGGTCAT CTAGGAGGCTTGCTCGGGGGAGTGGCTGCGGCATGGTTTC